The following is a genomic window from Branchiostoma lanceolatum isolate klBraLanc5 chromosome 10, klBraLanc5.hap2, whole genome shotgun sequence.
TTCTGGAGGTGCATTCTTGTCACTGGTTCTGAAGCACAATACCGGTATTTCAAAACGTACATCGAACGCCAAGGAATTCCTTAACGTACAACCTAAGAAAGTAACACTCATATGATTTTCTTTCAACAGGCAGCACTGTTGCTAGAACCATTTAGCTTTAACTATGCAACCCCGGTGACGTTCAAAATGCCTGCCTTCATACTCGGGACGGAGTTGTCGACACAACCACACGCCTGCGTCCGTCCCGGCCACGGGTACAACCACTTCTACAACATGCGGAACTGTCCACGAATGCTGATGGAGGTCAAGGTAAGCATAAAGCATATTTATTTCTTATTCTTACCGATTTTAACCGAAACTCAAGATGAAGAGGAGAGATTCCGATCAGGCagctgtatacattgtatataccaCATTCGCGCATGTTCAAAATTGGTCTATTTTCATACAATTTTGACATTTATCTCGAATTTCCACAGGGTCATGGTCACTGCGACATCTACAACGAAACGTGGTTTAAAGGTAAGATACAATCTTTCGTATGCCTTTTTCCTAACACCGAATGCAAAGCAAAACCCGAATTCGAAGCTTTCGCTTTATCCTTTGGAACGATTAGGAAGGAATGATGAAAACACTAAAAGCTAATTTGGTTGATGCTATAAAAGAATTGATAGTAGacacgtaatctccaagcagatctaatggttgcaaagaccgtatccaactggcaaaaggagttcttgttggatacggtctttgcaaccgttagatctacttggagattagtagaCACATACCATTGCAGCATCAATATTACTGATTAACACTCACGTTGATCATGCTGTTTattatgaatattgatgataatactcaagagaagaaaatcaaCTCTCTTGCGCTAGAATATATGGAATGCTTCCTGGCTTCATACGCTTCTGAAGAACATTTCTGATAGGGATGCTTATTATAGCAATAGgggttttgacattttctatcaCTTGACATGTACCAGACAGCCAAGCACATACGCCATCTTTACTCTCTCGTTCGTAGCGTGTCAGCTAACCCACTTCTGCAAGACCAACCCAGACGTCGACATCAACAAGTACCACAAATTCATCCAGGGCATCAGCGCAGCCTTCCTCACCACCACCCTACAGGGGCGTGACAAGCTACAGTACATCACTAACACCACCGCACTGCCTGTAGAGCTGCTGGAGTTTAAGATAGACATGGACTGTTgatgttatttatttatttgtttggctgtgtacaatgtacaacagccaaggctgcccgactagctattgcTGTTGATGTTATAATTAAAAGCAACAAATATGGAAACATATCATTTGGTGTCAGATGATTGCACTGGGAAGTGAGTTTTTGTTGGCACGGGGATCTTTGATTCAAATGGGTTGTTAAGCCAAATGAGTGGTAAATTTATGCATTGCCTTGACTTTGAAGGAGAAcaattttgcatgtacatatatatatatcgttaTGATGTAGTACCGAATGTCAATAGGTTTCCAGATTTATTTAAGTTATTGCCTGTTAGAGGCAGATTTATATTCATGGAAATAGATTGATTTTTATTTGAATACATATAAGTTATTACCTGTTACGGACAGATGTATATTCAGAAAAATTAATTGATTTTTGTTCAATATTTGAATCGAAAGCTATTAAAGGAAGGACCAGTTAGCATTTGAATTATCACAACACATCAGTCTCTCTTCCGTCAACCATATTCATTCTTTGTAACGGAGTAAGGCAGTATCATTTGTCGGCCATTACATTATCTAAGTCCATTATGGTGCCAATATAGATTCCTATTCACACGTATATAAAATAGATTCCTATTCACACGGACTACCATTGGTAAATTGTGTCCAGTTGCTATGGTGACGGGGACGTGAGCGATGGTATCTTTTCAGAGACTGACTGGGAGGATACCAAGGCATGTATAAACAGGTAAACATTGATAAAATACACACCTGGGATTTTATAAGCAGCTGATTTTTGTGAGTCCAAAGTTCATTATGCAAACATCAGCTTGATATGTACAAGGGTCAAAGAACATTTGCAGTTCAGGTTATTGTCACCAGAGGTGCTGTTGATCCATgataatgtatacattttgtacggATATGAACCAACTTTAAGTATTGAAAGAAAAGGAcaacattgtaaatatcaaatcCTAAAATATAAAGCAAGATGGCTGTATCAATCATCAATGATGACAGACATTACAAAAGCATTAAGACCTACCACTATTCACCTTGTGAATTCTATTAGACTAAGAATTGTCGTTTAAGCAATAtatcaatcagaaaaaaaatcgggTCTGGAATTTCtttcactgttttttttctctgacCCTGACACTGGTTAGAGGGAATGTTTATCATTTTTGAAACTCGTAAGAGGTTGAACTATTCTACTTAAATGATCATCAAAAAGAATAATATACAGTTAATTTCTGAAGTGGAATTTCCGTCGTATGAAGGGATTTAAACAAAATGCTATTCATCATTGTATCATTCTGTTATGACAGGTGTCACAAGACGTACTGTTGATCAGTCGTCAGATAAGTCCCCAGGTCATGTTTTGCCAGCTTTGGAACAACGAGGCATAATTGAGCATGAGTAAGCTTAACAGGACAACAGTACATTATTTAGAAAGAAAAGATACAGAGTATGTGTTAGTCGATTATTCTTTGCGAAGAATATCAGATGTAATtcacccccccccaaaaaaacccacaaaaacAATCAATTATAAGTGTCCATTCTCTCAATTAAATGGTCTAATAAAGGCGTGAACAAAAGCGTGAGCAATGATTGACATCTGGCATAGATCTATCTGAGCATCCCCAAGGGGACAGCAGACACTTAAAACAAAGTCTGTtaaatctctgtttctataATGACGTTATTAGTGCTTTCTTATCAGAATCCGTCATTACGTTCTTGTGTGTGGTGCAGATGCACAAATATAAAGACCGAATCTGCAAGAGGAGCTGCTTTACAAGAAGCGGTTGCGTCACATCCCCCATATTGACCTCATGTTATACATTTAGGGGCGTGACTGACCTGGTTAAAAATTATCTATGCGTGCAAATGATGACACAGTATCTTGTAATTGTTAAGCATTAATCCGGTGCCACAATTACAAATACCCACCATGTTCCGACTTTCTTGGGTTGTACTCTTCGGAATCTTCCTCACCAAGCTGTGGACCCCAGGTGAGCTTTTTAAAAGCTGATTCTTGATGTCACTTGAGTTACTTTTCCCATTTGGcttatttctacttttttcctATGCATTGAAAACGCCAAATCAGAGCCCAATCAACGTTACGGCTCATATGTGGCAATATTCTTTGGAGGTTTGTAAGGGAATCTTAATGTATCTTTAAGTTGCCATTGAAAGTACTCAGTTCTCTCTCTCCTTGTGTATATCCCGCCCTGTCTTTTCTCTTTTTCTCAGTCCGAGGCCTCTACGTGGACGATGGAAATCCGTACGATGAAGGAAACCTGGAAGTCCTGACGTTGTCTATCAGCCAGAATGACGCTCCTATGCTCACAAAAGGTAATGCAGATATCAACATAAATGATACAAATGTGTTCCTATAAGAAAGAATGCCAGAGCTATATGTACGTGGACTAACTCCTGTTAATGCTGTATAAGATAGTCAAACCGTCCTTTTTCAATATCTTTGTTGGTACCaccattattgtcattttttgttattattgttattattgtcatttcttgtttgtattgtgataatatattagtgatgattctttacttgtttttaaatgtactctggaggtgttggccttgtaaaggatgcatcgatcctgttgccaacacctctcagatttcattctgtgaagtttaatagAGAGATAGATAAAGAGCTATATGTTGTGATTTTTACGACGAGGAATGACAACAAATGTTATTTTCACTCCGAAATACTCTACAGTTCATTACCCAACGAGGATCGACACATATGCCGTCCTCTTCTTCACTGGAGGCTACCAGGGTGACATGCCATCAGAATGGTACAGTGACGTGTTGGTACGGGTGGCCAGTCATGGGTTTGTGGTCATCGGTGTAGACTACATACAACTGGTAACAGCTAACGTGAGGGACAGGACTCTGAGGCTTGGAGGCGACCACACACAGAAATACGTtgaagaactgcagtgggtacGTGGTAGATTAACTTTATCAGCTTTGATTTGAGGCATATGTCCTATACACCACATATCTCATGATGTCGCACAGAAAATATGTCGACTGTACCTCCCCCCTTTACTCTTCTATTTGCTTTCAAAGATATTACGGGTTGGAAAATACAAATACCAAAAAAGCCAAACGGTTACGTTGCATCGATGAGTACCATAGTTAGATTTACTTAGTTTTTATGATAGTTTATTTCCTTATAGCGGATTTAGATTACACCGAGATTGAGCGTTTCCTTTAAGTCTTAATTAGTTTGTAGACATCATACAGAAACACGAAGGTGTTTCACATACAGGTAACAAAGCACCTGGAGGGACGAATCGCCAAGCAGCTCAACCGAACCGGACTGGTGCCCGACTTCAGCCACCTCGCGATCGGCTGCCACTCAGCGGGATGTGACCCTCTGGTTAAGATGACCTTGCAGAATCACACCTTCTCAAAGGTTAGAGACTAATAAAGCAATTCTTACTGTTGATACGCGTAAACAAAGAACTGTAGCAGATGTTGAAGAAGCATGGTTTGAGTGCTCTTACAGTGCATTTAGCGATTTGAAAAGGTCACCGAATGAGCAGGAGTTCCCTGACGTACAACGTAAGAAAGTATCAGTCTTTCAATTTTCATTCAACAGGCAGCACTAATGCTAGAGCCATTTAGCTTTAACTATGCAACCCCGGTGACGTTCAAAATGCCTGCCTTCATACTCGGGACGGAGTTGTCGACAGAACCGCACGCGTGCGTCCGTCCTGGCCAGGGGTACAACCATTTCTACAATATGTGGAGGT
Proteins encoded in this region:
- the LOC136443205 gene encoding cutinase 1-like isoform X3; translated protein: MLTKVYYPTRIDTYAVLFFTGGYQGDIPSELYSDVLVRVASHGFVVIGVDYMPMVTVQANVRDRTQRLGADHTQKYFEELRWVTKHLEGRIAKQLNRTGLVPDFNHLAIGCHSAGCDPLVKMTLQNHTFSKAALLLEPFSFNYATPVTFKMPAFILGTELSTQPHACVRPGHGYNHFYNMRNCPRMLMEVKGHGHCDIYNETWFKACQLTHFCKTNPDVDINKYHKFIQGISAAFLTTTLQGRDKLQYITNTTALPVELLEFKIDMDC